The Sinomicrobium kalidii genome contains a region encoding:
- a CDS encoding bacteriocin translates to MKNLENYGVQELNAKELNEVNGGLLGDLDGVLDLVTGVIGTVTGVVGTVVDLVSGLLGGLLGGL, encoded by the coding sequence ATGAAAAATCTGGAAAACTACGGAGTTCAGGAACTGAACGCTAAAGAATTGAATGAAGTAAACGGAGGACTTTTAGGAGACCTTGACGGAGTTCTGGATCTGGTAACCGGAGTTATCGGAACCGTTACCGGAGTTGTAGGAACAGTTGTAGACCTGGTGAGCGGACTGCTGGGCGGTCTTCTCGGAGGCCTGTAA
- a CDS encoding DNA-binding protein produces MNNLKNLERLQQLHQLIVKEATGSPPQLARLMQVSERKVYQLIEQLKDIDAPVSYSRVHKTYFYEDDFDLKVTVSVTVLKDNELTEIFGGSYFLTNKIQTARFMQGTILS; encoded by the coding sequence ATGAACAATTTGAAGAATCTTGAAAGACTGCAACAACTACATCAGCTTATCGTAAAAGAGGCTACGGGATCGCCACCGCAATTGGCGAGGCTGATGCAGGTCAGTGAACGAAAGGTGTATCAGCTTATCGAGCAGCTCAAAGATATAGATGCCCCCGTTTCTTACAGCAGAGTCCACAAAACCTATTTTTACGAGGACGATTTTGACCTTAAAGTCACGGTTTCCGTTACTGTTCTGAAAGACAATGAGCTTACCGAAATTTTCGGCGGGAGTTATTTTTTGACAAATAAAATACAAACTGCAAGGTTCATGCAGGGTACAATACTATCTTAG
- a CDS encoding HlyD family secretion protein: MEIFPKEIIDSTVEAHHFKLRNRSKIIYTLVLLGVLAALIALPFIYVDVYTTSRGIIKPENERTVLTLINSGKVAYKNMVNNQKVEAGDTLLILNNEQISDKLSLYRQQIGDNRRFVHDLSLLTSGRSVAASQLSSPKYRASYMEYNQKIKELKTRLETARKDFERHEKLHARKVISNSEYEAKKLEYDMALSDLESYKTQQHYQWESEQTSLSNTLNELGSDFNQYNSNNENQVLVAPVSGTLLKVAGIEEGGYINSGVTIAEISPDTELLIECYVAPTDIGLIRESQSITYQIDAFNYNQWGFASGEIISIGNDIESVDEESAAFKVRCSINESYLQLKNGFKGNLKKGMTLTANFKLTERSLFDLLYDKVDDWLNPSRAQQN; encoded by the coding sequence ATGGAAATCTTCCCCAAAGAAATAATTGACAGTACTGTCGAGGCTCATCATTTTAAACTTCGCAACCGGAGCAAAATAATATATACGCTCGTATTGTTGGGTGTTTTGGCGGCACTTATTGCCCTTCCCTTTATTTATGTGGATGTGTATACGACATCCAGAGGGATCATAAAGCCCGAAAATGAACGTACGGTACTTACCCTGATCAATTCGGGCAAGGTAGCTTATAAGAACATGGTCAATAATCAAAAGGTGGAAGCAGGGGATACCCTGCTCATTCTCAATAATGAACAAATTAGTGACAAATTATCACTGTATCGCCAGCAGATCGGGGATAACAGAAGGTTTGTGCACGACCTGTCATTGCTCACAAGCGGTCGTTCCGTAGCGGCTTCCCAGCTTTCCTCTCCGAAATACAGGGCGAGTTATATGGAATACAATCAAAAAATCAAAGAGTTGAAAACCCGCCTGGAAACTGCCCGGAAGGACTTTGAAAGACATGAAAAACTCCATGCGCGGAAAGTGATCTCCAATTCAGAATACGAAGCCAAAAAACTGGAATACGACATGGCTTTGAGCGATCTTGAAAGTTACAAAACACAGCAACACTACCAATGGGAATCCGAACAGACCTCATTGAGCAATACCTTAAATGAACTGGGGTCCGACTTTAATCAGTACAATTCCAATAATGAGAACCAGGTGCTGGTGGCTCCCGTTTCGGGGACGCTGCTAAAGGTAGCCGGTATCGAAGAAGGCGGATATATCAATTCCGGAGTAACCATAGCGGAAATTTCACCCGACACCGAACTGCTTATAGAATGTTATGTAGCGCCTACCGATATTGGTCTGATACGGGAATCGCAATCGATAACCTATCAGATCGATGCCTTTAATTACAATCAGTGGGGGTTTGCCTCCGGGGAAATCATCAGCATAGGCAACGATATTGAATCTGTAGATGAAGAATCGGCTGCCTTTAAGGTGCGGTGCAGTATAAATGAAAGTTATCTCCAGTTAAAGAACGGATTTAAGGGTAACCTGAAAAAGGGAATGACACTTACAGCGAATTTCAAACTTACCGAACGGTCGCTGTTCGACCTGCTGTATGACAAGGTAGATGACTGGCTCAATCCGTCAAGGGCACAGCAGAACTGA
- a CDS encoding arsenate reductase family protein, with protein MNKVYYLSTCDTCKRIIKQLQLPGNFVFQDIKPEPVTVKQLEEMKVLSGSYESLFSRRAKLYKERNLASENLTEEDYKQLILEHYTFLKRPVIIVNGGIFTGNSKKTVEAAAKAVAAL; from the coding sequence ATGAACAAAGTATATTACCTGAGTACCTGCGACACTTGTAAACGCATCATCAAACAACTTCAGCTACCGGGAAATTTTGTATTCCAGGACATAAAACCGGAACCCGTTACAGTGAAACAACTGGAAGAAATGAAAGTGCTGTCCGGCTCTTACGAAAGCCTTTTCAGCAGGAGGGCAAAACTGTATAAGGAGCGAAACCTCGCCTCGGAAAATCTTACGGAAGAGGATTATAAACAACTTATACTGGAACACTACACCTTCCTCAAAAGGCCGGTGATCATTGTAAACGGGGGAATATTTACAGGAAACAGTAAAAAAACCGTTGAAGCGGCTGCCAAGGCGGTCGCCGCATTATAA
- a CDS encoding bacteriocin produces the protein MKNLENYGVQELNTTELNEINGGITVDLGDALGLALGVVNIVVDAVQSAAVAVAEYVAGFIGGLDL, from the coding sequence ATGAAAAATCTGGAAAACTACGGAGTTCAGGAGTTGAACACAACTGAATTGAATGAAATCAACGGAGGTATAACTGTAGACCTGGGCGATGCACTTGGCCTGGCCCTGGGTGTTGTTAACATCGTTGTGGATGCCGTACAGTCGGCTGCCGTTGCTGTTGCAGAATATGTAGCAGGTTTTATAGGCGGACTCGATCTGTAA
- a CDS encoding DUF3298 and DUF4163 domain-containing protein: MNVKNFNPSMRCLPFILILIFTGCVDTDELSYTAHKIVTDSGDCEKNPCAKVKVNFPTATATTDIADKINNIIDERIISYFILDPDAKKEETIEDAIANFKSEYLKDKEMQPDFAFGYEADIQGEVLYKGENLHSIAFSAFMYMGGAHGYSSLTYLNLDPKTGKEYQNADLFKNMADFKKMAEQKFRKQENIPANSNINSTGFWFEDDTYQLPENIGFTKDNIILHYNAYDISSYAEGGKTLEIPLEEVKQYLAIL, encoded by the coding sequence ATGAACGTGAAAAATTTCAACCCCTCCATGCGATGCCTTCCATTCATCCTGATACTTATCTTCACGGGCTGTGTCGACACAGATGAGCTCTCATACACCGCTCACAAGATCGTTACCGACTCCGGTGATTGTGAAAAAAATCCCTGTGCCAAGGTTAAAGTAAATTTCCCCACGGCAACAGCCACTACAGATATTGCCGATAAAATAAATAATATCATTGACGAGAGGATCATCAGCTATTTTATACTCGACCCGGATGCCAAAAAGGAAGAGACCATAGAAGATGCCATAGCGAACTTTAAAAGCGAGTACCTGAAAGACAAGGAAATGCAACCGGATTTTGCTTTCGGTTACGAAGCGGATATCCAGGGAGAAGTGCTCTACAAGGGTGAGAACTTACACAGTATTGCATTTTCCGCATTTATGTATATGGGAGGGGCACACGGTTATTCCAGCCTTACCTATCTCAACCTCGATCCCAAAACCGGCAAAGAATACCAGAATGCCGATTTATTCAAGAATATGGCGGATTTTAAAAAAATGGCCGAACAAAAATTCCGGAAACAGGAAAATATCCCGGCAAATTCCAACATCAACAGCACCGGCTTCTGGTTTGAAGACGACACTTATCAGCTTCCGGAAAATATCGGCTTTACCAAGGACAATATTATCCTGCACTACAACGCCTATGATATCAGTTCATATGCCGAAGGCGGAAAAACCCTGGAGATCCCCCTGGAGGAAGTAAAACAGTACCTGGCTATCCTCTGA
- a CDS encoding DinB family protein, protein MTDQQFDVLERTRDIVVKSIEELSLEQMNRIPGGFNNNIAWNLAHLVVSQQILCYRLSGLPCTIDDAVIDRYKKGTAPDRERPMTAEELRYFREKFLGNAAKFREDYEKGIFTEFHTYTTSMNVTLTDIHGAIAYNNMHEGLHLGYILALKRAVRG, encoded by the coding sequence ATGACAGACCAACAGTTTGATGTTTTAGAACGTACCCGGGACATTGTTGTCAAATCCATAGAAGAATTGTCTCTGGAGCAGATGAACAGAATCCCCGGGGGATTCAACAACAATATAGCCTGGAATCTTGCCCACCTGGTAGTCTCCCAGCAGATTTTGTGTTACAGGCTTTCGGGGCTTCCCTGTACTATTGACGATGCCGTCATAGATCGTTATAAAAAAGGTACTGCCCCCGATCGGGAGCGCCCCATGACCGCAGAAGAATTACGATATTTCAGGGAAAAATTCCTCGGTAATGCTGCTAAATTCAGGGAAGACTACGAAAAGGGGATCTTTACGGAATTCCATACCTACACTACAAGCATGAATGTTACCCTGACCGATATACACGGCGCCATTGCTTATAACAACATGCACGAAGGATTGCACCTCGGGTACATACTGGCACTTAAACGGGCTGTCAGAGGATAG
- the gdhA gene encoding NADP-specific glutamate dehydrogenase — protein sequence MKQTVDEFLALVEQRNLHEPEFMQAVREVAETVIPYIKEHDIYYGKNILLRMAEPERVIMFRVPWVDDKGEIQVNRGFRVEMNSAIGPYKGGLRFHPSVNLSILKFLAFEQVFKNSLTTLPMGGGKGGSDFDPKGKSENEMMRFCHAFMAELFRHIGPNTDIPAGDMGVGAREIGFMFGQYKKLKNEFTGVLTGKGLSWGGSLIRPEATGYGTVYFAESMLKTKGESFEGKRVVISGSGNVAQYAAEKAVVLGAKVLTLSDSSGYIYDEDGIDEEKLAHVMELKNVKRVRIKEYLDKYPKARYISGKKPWGEQCDIALPCATQNELNDKDAQMLVKNGCICVAEGANMPSTPGAVEVFHKSRILFAPGKASNAGGVATSGLEMSQNSLRVGWTREEVDERLKKIMLDIHNSCIQYGKEKDGYTDYVRGANIAGFVKVADAMLAQGVV from the coding sequence ATGAAACAAACAGTCGACGAATTTTTAGCACTTGTTGAACAGCGAAATCTCCACGAACCGGAATTTATGCAAGCCGTAAGGGAGGTTGCAGAAACAGTGATTCCGTATATTAAGGAACACGATATATATTACGGAAAGAACATCCTGCTGCGAATGGCAGAACCGGAAAGGGTTATTATGTTCAGGGTACCCTGGGTCGATGACAAGGGGGAGATACAGGTTAACCGCGGATTTCGTGTGGAAATGAACTCGGCCATAGGTCCTTACAAGGGTGGGCTTCGTTTTCACCCTTCGGTAAACCTGAGTATACTGAAGTTCCTCGCTTTCGAACAGGTTTTCAAGAACAGTCTTACCACCTTGCCGATGGGCGGAGGAAAAGGAGGTTCCGATTTTGACCCCAAAGGAAAATCGGAGAATGAGATGATGCGTTTTTGCCATGCTTTTATGGCAGAACTGTTCCGTCATATAGGTCCCAATACGGATATTCCCGCCGGGGATATGGGAGTAGGCGCCAGGGAAATAGGCTTTATGTTCGGGCAGTACAAAAAACTGAAGAATGAGTTTACCGGAGTGCTTACCGGGAAAGGCCTTTCCTGGGGAGGCTCGCTTATCCGCCCCGAAGCCACGGGCTATGGCACCGTATACTTTGCCGAAAGTATGCTGAAGACCAAAGGTGAATCTTTTGAAGGAAAACGGGTGGTGATCTCGGGTTCAGGAAACGTGGCCCAGTATGCTGCGGAAAAAGCCGTCGTGCTCGGGGCAAAAGTGCTTACCCTTTCCGATTCATCCGGATATATTTATGATGAAGACGGTATCGATGAAGAAAAGCTTGCCCATGTGATGGAACTGAAAAACGTAAAAAGAGTAAGAATAAAGGAATATCTGGACAAATATCCGAAGGCCAGGTATATAAGCGGAAAAAAACCCTGGGGGGAGCAGTGCGACATAGCCTTGCCCTGTGCTACGCAAAATGAACTGAACGACAAGGATGCACAAATGTTGGTGAAGAACGGATGTATCTGTGTGGCCGAAGGCGCTAATATGCCTTCAACTCCCGGTGCGGTTGAAGTATTCCATAAGTCCAGGATACTGTTTGCACCCGGAAAAGCCTCCAATGCAGGAGGTGTGGCCACTTCCGGGCTGGAAATGTCCCAGAATTCACTGAGAGTGGGCTGGACCCGCGAAGAAGTGGACGAAAGGTTGAAAAAGATTATGCTGGACATTCACAATTCATGCATTCAATATGGTAAGGAAAAAGACGGATATACCGACTATGTCAGGGGAGCCAACATTGCCGGCTTTGTAAAAGTGGCGGATGCCATGCTCGCACAAGGAGTAGTGTAA
- a CDS encoding bacteriocin, producing the protein MKNLENFGVQELNAKELQEVNGGLDLGGVIGLVTGVLGTVTGVVGGIVSVVGSVVELTLGIITGVVDL; encoded by the coding sequence ATGAAAAATTTGGAAAATTTCGGCGTTCAGGAATTGAACGCAAAAGAATTACAGGAAGTTAACGGAGGTTTAGACCTCGGTGGAGTTATTGGCCTGGTAACCGGAGTTCTCGGTACCGTAACAGGTGTGGTTGGCGGAATTGTTTCCGTAGTAGGAAGCGTTGTTGAGCTCACCCTGGGTATTATCACCGGAGTTGTAGACCTGTAG
- a CDS encoding cystathionine gamma-synthase → MKFNTKTIHGGQEYDKAYGAVMPPIYQTSTYAQTTPGGHKGYEYSRTHNPTRTALENALASIENGEYGLAFGSGLAAIDAVLKLLKPGDEVIVTNDLYGGTYRLFTGIYEDFGIKFRFVEMNDAGNTENYISPATRLIWVETPTNPMMNIIDLEKIAAIAKKHRLLFAVDNTFATPYLQQPLDLGADIVMHSATKYLGGHSDVVMGALVVKAKELAEKLRFIQNASGAICGPMDSFLVLRGIKTLHVRMQRHCENGREVALFLADHPLVEKVYWPGLENHPNHDIAKRQMRDFGGMVSFVTRGNDFEKAIRVVERLKVFTLAESLGGVESLAGHPASMTHASIPKEERERSGVVDSLIRLSVGIEDKEDLLEDLRQALD, encoded by the coding sequence ATGAAATTCAATACCAAGACTATTCACGGCGGACAGGAATACGACAAGGCATATGGCGCCGTTATGCCCCCTATATATCAAACCTCGACATATGCGCAAACCACGCCGGGAGGACACAAGGGCTATGAATATTCGAGGACACACAATCCTACGCGAACAGCCCTTGAAAATGCCCTGGCCAGTATAGAGAACGGGGAATACGGACTGGCATTCGGCAGTGGGCTGGCTGCTATAGATGCCGTGCTGAAGTTGTTAAAACCCGGTGATGAGGTGATTGTTACAAACGACCTGTACGGCGGTACCTACCGGCTTTTTACCGGGATCTATGAAGATTTCGGGATAAAATTCAGGTTTGTGGAGATGAACGATGCCGGTAATACGGAAAACTATATTTCTCCGGCCACCAGGCTTATCTGGGTCGAAACCCCTACCAACCCCATGATGAATATTATTGACCTGGAAAAGATTGCGGCCATAGCAAAGAAGCACCGTTTACTTTTTGCCGTAGACAATACTTTTGCCACACCTTATTTACAGCAGCCTCTTGATCTCGGGGCGGATATTGTAATGCATTCTGCCACCAAATATCTCGGCGGACACAGCGATGTGGTAATGGGTGCCCTGGTGGTGAAAGCTAAGGAACTGGCAGAAAAACTCCGCTTTATCCAGAATGCAAGCGGGGCCATTTGCGGTCCTATGGACAGTTTTCTTGTACTCAGGGGAATTAAGACCCTGCATGTCAGGATGCAACGGCATTGTGAGAACGGCAGGGAAGTAGCCCTTTTTCTCGCAGATCACCCGTTGGTGGAAAAAGTGTACTGGCCGGGGCTGGAAAACCATCCCAATCACGATATTGCAAAGCGGCAGATGCGCGATTTCGGGGGAATGGTCTCCTTTGTAACCCGGGGGAATGATTTTGAAAAGGCCATTCGTGTGGTAGAAAGGTTGAAGGTGTTTACCCTGGCAGAATCCCTGGGAGGAGTGGAGTCACTGGCCGGGCATCCGGCGAGTATGACCCATGCCAGTATACCCAAAGAAGAAAGGGAACGCTCGGGAGTGGTGGATTCGCTTATACGGTTGAGCGTAGGGATCGAGGATAAAGAAGACCTCCTGGAAGACTTGCGGCAGGCATTGGATTAA
- the odhB gene encoding 2-oxoglutarate dehydrogenase complex dihydrolipoyllysine-residue succinyltransferase, producing MILEMKVPSPGESITEVEIAEWLVSDGDYVEKDQAIAEVDSDKATLELPAEASGTITLKAEEGDAVAVGEVVCLIDTGVAKPEGGAAEEKSEKKEEEAPKEAPQPAAQPAQAEKKETYATGTASPAAKKILDEKGIAANEVKGTGKDGRITKDDAVKAVPSMGTPGPGSRGQERKKLSMLRRKVAERLVSAKNETAMLTTFNEVNMTPIFKLRSQYKEEFKAKHGVSLGFMSFFTKAVVRALQLYPDVNSMMDGDYKISYDFCDISVAVSGPKGLMVPVVRNAENLSFRGVESEIKRLAIRARDGKITVDEMTGGTFTISNGGVFGSMLSTPIINPPQSGILGMHNIIERPIAVEGKVEIHPMMYVALSYDHRIIDGKESVGFLVAIKEALESPEELLMDGNVKKALEL from the coding sequence ATGATTTTAGAAATGAAAGTTCCTTCGCCGGGGGAATCTATTACGGAAGTAGAAATAGCCGAATGGCTGGTTTCTGACGGAGATTATGTAGAGAAAGATCAGGCCATTGCTGAAGTGGATTCGGATAAAGCAACCCTGGAGCTTCCTGCCGAGGCCAGTGGTACCATTACCCTGAAGGCGGAAGAAGGCGACGCCGTTGCCGTGGGCGAAGTAGTTTGTTTGATAGATACCGGTGTGGCCAAGCCGGAAGGAGGGGCAGCTGAAGAAAAGTCAGAAAAGAAGGAAGAAGAGGCTCCGAAAGAAGCGCCCCAACCTGCTGCGCAACCTGCACAGGCTGAAAAAAAGGAAACTTATGCCACGGGGACCGCTTCTCCAGCAGCAAAGAAAATACTGGACGAAAAAGGAATTGCGGCAAATGAGGTAAAAGGCACCGGAAAAGATGGCCGTATTACCAAGGACGATGCGGTAAAGGCCGTGCCGTCAATGGGAACACCCGGCCCGGGAAGCAGGGGACAGGAGCGCAAAAAACTGTCCATGCTCCGGAGAAAAGTGGCAGAGCGCCTGGTTTCGGCAAAGAACGAAACAGCCATGCTCACTACGTTCAACGAAGTGAACATGACCCCTATCTTTAAACTCCGAAGTCAGTACAAAGAAGAATTCAAGGCCAAGCACGGGGTGAGCCTCGGGTTTATGAGCTTCTTCACAAAGGCTGTGGTAAGGGCTCTGCAGCTATACCCGGATGTAAATTCCATGATGGACGGTGATTACAAGATAAGCTATGATTTCTGTGATATTTCCGTAGCCGTATCCGGTCCCAAGGGATTGATGGTGCCGGTAGTTCGTAATGCTGAAAACCTTAGCTTCAGGGGTGTTGAATCTGAAATTAAACGCCTGGCCATCCGTGCCCGCGACGGAAAGATTACTGTAGATGAAATGACTGGTGGGACTTTCACCATTTCCAACGGAGGGGTTTTCGGGAGTATGCTGTCCACTCCGATCATCAATCCTCCGCAATCCGGTATCCTTGGAATGCACAATATCATAGAACGTCCTATTGCCGTGGAAGGAAAAGTAGAAATACACCCCATGATGTATGTGGCACTGTCTTATGATCACAGGATCATAGACGGAAAGGAATCCGTAGGTTTCCTCGTGGCCATAAAAGAGGCCCTGGAAAGCCCGGAAGAACTGCTTATGGACGGAAATGTCAAAAAGGCATTGGAACTGTAA